A genomic segment from Micromonospora echinaurantiaca encodes:
- a CDS encoding cellulose binding domain-containing protein, translating to MPAAPPQPRRTVAIIVLDRIMAVVASVRQVATGRADGATVARLALLAAVAVLVATAVAVVVVLRTPERLAPVALGPPPAVAVPTGPPAGGSGVQAEPPSSRPTSARPSTATSSAAPATSGSTATPPATGPALGAEFAIEERALLSYGAAVTISNPGPGRVTAWTLVITLPRESLEVTSVSGARASRDGATWSFVPDGAGAAVPADGSVRVTFRVTGSPVSAGPTACTIDGTPCTGLN from the coding sequence ATGCCGGCAGCACCGCCGCAGCCACGGCGGACCGTGGCCATCATCGTGCTCGACCGGATCATGGCCGTCGTCGCATCGGTGCGGCAGGTGGCCACCGGCCGGGCTGACGGGGCGACCGTGGCCCGGCTCGCGTTGCTCGCCGCGGTGGCGGTGCTGGTCGCGACGGCGGTCGCCGTCGTCGTGGTGCTGCGGACCCCGGAGCGCCTGGCGCCGGTGGCCCTGGGCCCGCCGCCGGCGGTCGCGGTGCCGACCGGTCCCCCCGCGGGCGGCTCCGGGGTGCAGGCCGAGCCACCCAGCTCCCGCCCGACGTCGGCGCGCCCGAGCACGGCGACCTCCTCGGCCGCCCCGGCGACGAGCGGGTCCACGGCGACGCCGCCGGCCACCGGGCCGGCGCTCGGCGCCGAGTTCGCCATCGAGGAGCGCGCCCTGCTCAGCTACGGCGCGGCGGTGACCATCAGCAACCCTGGGCCGGGCCGGGTGACCGCCTGGACCCTGGTGATCACGTTGCCCCGGGAATCCCTGGAGGTCACCTCGGTCAGCGGTGCCCGGGCCAGCCGGGACGGCGCGACGTGGAGCTTCGTGCCGGACGGCGCCGGCGCGGCGGTGCCCGCCGACGGCTCGGTGCGGGTGACCTTCCGGGTGACCGGTTCCCCGGTCAGCGCCGGCCCGACCGCCTGCACCATCGACGGCACGCCCTGCACCGGCCTGAACTGA
- a CDS encoding ABC transporter permease subunit yields the protein MIGSIRAAWFADRKRPAVWTITATWTILALAFGVGIPYLVHLALAGDPEQAEAAESLLAAVLPGELVTTGIGLFPLFGGAIVVILGALVVGNEYRWGTLNLIFTQRPRRAQVMAGHAVVLCGLTLLVVVATFAALALVTGVLAAIEGRGPDWPPAGNVAGAVAAAWLICTAHAGVGWFLAIAFRSTATAIAVGLVWTLVLENAVSGLALVLDPLTVPQKLLLAPSSGALAGALGSRSQFDGGTPGVLDATSAVLPATVLAGYVLLTFGLGTWLAVRRDVG from the coding sequence ATGATCGGTTCGATCCGCGCGGCCTGGTTCGCCGACCGGAAGCGACCGGCGGTGTGGACGATCACCGCGACCTGGACGATCCTGGCGCTCGCCTTCGGCGTCGGCATCCCCTACCTGGTGCACCTGGCGCTGGCCGGCGACCCGGAGCAGGCGGAGGCCGCCGAGTCGCTGCTCGCCGCCGTCCTGCCCGGCGAGCTGGTCACCACCGGGATCGGACTGTTCCCGCTCTTCGGCGGGGCGATCGTGGTGATCCTCGGCGCGCTGGTGGTCGGCAACGAGTACCGCTGGGGCACGCTGAACCTGATCTTCACACAGCGACCGCGGCGAGCGCAGGTGATGGCCGGGCACGCCGTCGTCCTGTGCGGGCTGACCCTGCTGGTCGTGGTCGCCACCTTCGCGGCGCTGGCGCTGGTCACCGGGGTGCTGGCCGCGATCGAAGGGCGGGGACCCGACTGGCCGCCGGCCGGGAACGTCGCCGGGGCGGTGGCCGCCGCCTGGCTGATCTGCACCGCCCACGCCGGGGTCGGCTGGTTCCTCGCGATCGCCTTCCGCAGCACCGCCACCGCGATCGCCGTCGGTCTGGTGTGGACGCTGGTGCTGGAGAACGCGGTCAGCGGGCTCGCCCTCGTCCTCGACCCGCTGACGGTGCCGCAGAAGCTGTTGCTGGCGCCGAGTTCCGGCGCGCTGGCCGGCGCGCTGGGCTCCCGGTCCCAGTTCGACGGCGGTACGCCCGGCGTGCTCGACGCCACCAGCGCCGTGCTGCCGGCCACCGTGCTGGCCGGATACGTCCTGCTGACGTTCGGGCTCGGCACCTGGCTGGCGGTCCGCCGGGACGTCGGCTGA
- a CDS encoding ABC transporter ATP-binding protein, with protein MTAVDGLDLRVPAGEVLGFLGPNGAGKTTTMRMLVGLVRPTSGRIRVLGLPPGAPGQLARVGALIESPTFYPHLSGLDNLRLAARYAGVPDGAAERVLAEVGLAGRAGSAFRTYSLGMKQRLGVAAALLKEPDLLILDEPTNGLDPAGVSEIRELLRSLGQQGRTVLLSSHVLGEVEQICDRIAVIDHGRLVADGSPDDLREALGRAVLLIDADPVDAAVAQLREHDRVRAVEVVDGLLRVTTDPALAAELNRRLVEAGVDVRELRPLRHSLEEAFLELTAAPGDRSPGRDRAEPAAPEPDEPAPGERHESATVTGGAR; from the coding sequence GTGACCGCTGTCGACGGCCTCGACCTGCGGGTGCCCGCGGGCGAGGTGCTCGGCTTCCTGGGGCCGAACGGCGCGGGCAAGACAACCACCATGCGCATGCTGGTCGGGCTGGTCCGGCCCACCAGCGGACGGATCCGGGTGCTGGGCCTGCCGCCCGGGGCGCCGGGGCAACTGGCCCGGGTCGGCGCCCTCATCGAGTCGCCGACGTTCTACCCGCACCTGTCCGGGCTGGACAATCTGCGGCTGGCCGCCCGCTACGCCGGGGTGCCCGACGGCGCCGCCGAGCGGGTGCTCGCCGAGGTCGGCCTGGCCGGGCGGGCGGGTTCGGCGTTCCGCACCTACTCGCTGGGCATGAAGCAGCGACTCGGGGTGGCCGCCGCGCTGCTCAAGGAACCGGACCTGCTGATCCTGGACGAGCCGACCAACGGCCTCGACCCGGCCGGCGTCTCCGAGATCCGGGAGCTGCTCCGCTCGCTCGGGCAGCAGGGCCGGACCGTGCTGCTGTCCAGCCACGTCCTCGGCGAGGTGGAGCAGATCTGCGACCGGATCGCGGTCATCGACCACGGCCGGCTGGTCGCCGACGGCAGCCCGGACGACCTGCGCGAGGCGCTGGGCCGGGCCGTGCTGCTGATCGACGCCGACCCGGTGGACGCGGCGGTCGCCCAGCTGCGCGAGCACGACCGGGTCCGGGCGGTCGAGGTGGTCGACGGGCTGCTGCGGGTCACCACCGATCCGGCGCTGGCCGCGGAACTCAACCGACGCCTGGTCGAGGCCGGCGTCGACGTACGGGAACTGCGCCCGCTGCGCCACTCGCTGGAGGAGGCGTTCCTGGAACTGACCGCCGCACCCGGCGACCGGTCGCCGGGCCGCGACCGCGCCGAGCCGGCGGCCCCGGAGCCCGACGAGCCGGCGCCCGGCGAGCGGCACGAGTCCGCGACCGTGACGGGAGGCGCCCGATGA